From Pedobacter aquae:
CCATCCGAAAACAGCTTTTACTATTCCTTTATCTGTATGGATATTTACCCTTTTAGAAGGCGCTATCTGATGGTCTGAACCACCATTTCTGATGACATAGATTAAGCCATCGCTGGTGATATAATTTACAAACCAAGAAATTTCATCGGCATGAGCTTCAATAACAACTTTATAGTCTGCTTTAGGATTAATAACCGCTACCGCTGTGCCATAATTGTCTACATAATGCTCATCTATATACGGTTTGATATAATCTAGCCATATTTTTTGTCCTTCCCACTCAAAACCTGTAGGAGATGGGTTGTTGATATATTGTTCTAAAAATGTTAGCGATTTTTTATTTACTACTTCTGCTTTCTTCTGCTCTTTTTTCTTAGCCATATTGATATAAAAATGTTTAAAGCAAATATATTGGTATTTACTTATTTGTATTAGTTTAATCTTTTTTCCATGATGATATAATCAATGCCTTTTCTGGTAAAGGCTTCCTCAGTTTCAGTAAAACCAAACTGTTTATAAAAGCTAATGGCACTTAATCTTGCATTACACCAGATTAAAGTCTTGCCTTGGCTTTTAGCTAAATCTATAGTAAAGTTCATCAATGCTTTCCCAAATCCTTTTCCTTGATACTCTTTTAATGTAGCAAATTTTCTGAACTGTACAGATGAACCTTTATCAAAAACGGATAGTATAGCAACCAGTTTATTGTCTGTGAAAACGCCAAAATGTAGCCCGTAATAGTCTTCTTTTAGCTTAATGTCTGATATAGGGCTGCCCGGATAAAGTTCTTTTTGTCTGATATCCCAAGTAAGTTCTGGGGTAATTTGTTCTATGGTAAAATTTGGTGTCATAAGTTTTAGCTTAAAATATCTACAAGTTTTAATTAATTTATAGTGGAATATTACCGTGTTTTTTACGTGGCTTTTGCACCACTTTGTTTTCTAACATTTTAAAAGCTTTCATCAGTTTTGTTCTGGTTTCAGCGGGCTCTATTACCTCATCAATAAAACCTCTTTCTGCGGCTCGGTAAGGGTTGGCAAACAAATCAGAATATTCTTTTTCTTTCTCTAACCATTTTTCTTGAGGGTTTTCTGCCGTACTGATTTCCTTTTTAAAGATAATTTCTGCCGCCCCTTTTGCACCCATAACCGCAATTTCTGCACTAGGCCAAGCAAAATTCATATCTGCACCAATATGTTTAGAGTTCATCACATCGTAAGCACCACCATAAGCTTTTCTTACAATAAGGGTAATACGCGGAACGGTAGCCTCGCTAAAAGCAAACAATAATTTAGCACCATTGGTGATGATGGCATTCCATTCTTGGTCTGTACCGGGTAAAAAGCCAGGGACATCTTCAAAAACCAAAAGCGGAATATTAAAACAATCGCAGAAGCGAACAAAACGAGCCGCTTTTTTTGATGAGTTGATATCTAAAACGCCCGCAAGAAATGCTGGCTGATTAGCAATGATACCTATACTTTTTCCTGCAAGTCTGCCAAAGCCAACAACAATATTTTCTGCATATTCTTTATGAACTTCTAAAAAAGACTGCTCATCTATCACCTCTTCTATAACGCTTCTGATATCATAAGGTTGATTGATGTTTTCTGGAAGTACCGTATTGAGTTTTTCTCTTCTTTCGTCTCCAGCCTGATAATTTAAAGATGGTGCAGGCTCCTCGCAGTTTTGAGGAAGGTAAGAAAGAACTTTTTTGAGATGATTGATAACCTCAATTTCATTTGTACAAGCAAAATGTGTAACGCCAGATTTTGTTGCATGCGTAAGTGCGCCACCTAATTCTTCTGAGCTTACCTCTTCATGGGTGACTGTTTTTACCACATTGGGGCCAGTTACAAACATATAAGAGGTGTTTTCTACCATGAAAATAAAATCTGTAATGGCCGGAGAGTACACCGCCCCGCCCGCACAAGGCCCCATTATGGCAGATAATTGCGGAATGACACCGGAAGCTAAAGTATTCCTATAAAAAATATCGGCATAGCCGCCTAAAGAAACTACCCCTTCTTGTATCCTCGCTCCTCCAGAGTCGTTTAAGCCAATAACTGGAGCTCCGTTTTGCATCGCTAAATCCATAATTCTACAGATTTTCTCGGCATGTGTTTCTGATAAAGAGCCACCAAATACCGTAAAATCCTGAGCGTATACATAAACCAAGCGATTGCTGATAGTCCCATAACCTGTTACCACACCATCGCCAAGGTATTGCTCTTTATCCATCCCAAAATCAGAAGAACGGTGGGTAACCATCATGCCTATTTCTTCAAAAGAGTTTTCATCTAGTAAGAAATGAAGTCTTTCTCTGGCTGTTAATTTGCCTTTTTTATGCTGTGCAGCAATTCTATCTTGGCCTCCACCGTTTAGCGCTTCAGCTTTTTATTGTTTAGAAGATCTAATTTTTTATTCACTTGAGCTGTATTTACGATTTAAAATGAATGTATAAATTTTTACGTTAATACTTGCGATATAAAGAGCTAAATTTATATTTGCAGCGTTATCTATCGTAAGCTTTACAATTTATTGATTTTGTAACACTAAAAAAAGTTTAATTTGCAACCAATATCAAACCTAAATGTTTGATTTTTAATTTTAAATGAAAAGGGCCATACATATTAATTTAATAAGTGCATTATTCCTGTTCATCTTTGCGGTGAAGATGGGGATTTCTGTTGCGCCCTTAGTTTACAGTATAGATAAAGAAACTGTAAATGCCGCTATTTTACAGTTAGAATTAGAAAGCAATACAAAAGAGCATAATGCTGATCATTCAAAAGATATCAGCAAGCTTTTAAAATACGGTTCAGAGCTTAATCATATTTACGAGTTCTGCCTTAATCCTATGCCTACAAATAGTAATCTTAAATATTTTGTAAAGCCTAGGAATTATATCAATTCATTCTTTCCTTCAGTTTTAACTCCGCCTCCCAACCATCTGGTTTAAAATTTATTTACGTATATTGATGATAATCAGTATATAAGGGGGATATACAAAACAAAAAAATAACAACATTTATTTAAAATTTTTATGGAAAAAGATAGTAAATCTTTATTTCCGGGCTTTAATGCGGCTAAATACTTTAGCTCGCAAACGCTAAAAAAAGATCTACCTTCTAGTATCGTAGTGTTTTTAGTGGCTTTACCTTTATGTTTAGGTATAGCATTAGCATCCGGGGCACCTTTATTTGCCGGTTTATTAACGGGTATCATAGGAGGTGTTGTCGTAGCAAGTTTCAGTGGTTCGCAATTAAGTGTTAGCGGGCCTGCCGCCGGTTTAACGGTAATTGTTTTAAATGCAATTACACAGTTAGGAAGCTATGACGTTTTCATCCTTGCAGTTTTAATTGCAGGTATTATTCAAATCATTTTAGGAATAGCAAAAGCAGGTACTATTGGTAATTATTTTCCATCGGCTGTTATAGAGGGGATGCTTGCAGCCATTGGTATCATCTTAATTTTAAAACAATTACCACATGCTTTAGGCTACGATAAAAGCTATGAAGGCGAAGAGTCTTTTAAACAAGTAAATGATGATAACACTTTTACAGCCATTATAACCGCTGTAGAAAATATGCAGTTAGGTGCAGTTATCATCTCAGTACTTTCTTTGGCTATTTTAATCTTGTGGCCAAAAATTAAACAAGTGGCGGCTGTACCAGCTGCTTTGGTGGTAGTTTTAACAGGTATTGGTTTAACTATAGCTTTTCAAGGTACAGGCTTTGCCCTAACTGGCGAGCATATGGTACAAATACCTACAGTAGCTAGTTTTGCAGAGTTTCAGAATTTATTTTTGTTTCCAGATTTTAGCGCTATTACCAATCCTAAAGTTTGGACAGTTGCCGTAACCATAGCTATTGTAGCTTCTTTAGAGACTTTATTAAGTTTAGAAGCTATTGATAAAATTGACCCACAGAAACGCGTTTCTCCGACAAATAGAGAGCTTGTTGCGCAAGGAATAGGTAATACGGTAAGTGGTTTATTAGGTGGCTTACCTATGACATCTGTTATCGTTAGGTCATCAGCCAATGTAAATTCTGGCGCTAGAACTAAAATGTCGGCAGTTTTTCATGGTTTATGGTTATTAGCTGCCTTATTGGTAATCCCAGGGCTTATCAATCAAATCCCTTTAGCCGCTTTAGCCGCTATTTTGTTATTTACAGGTTACAAACTTGCTAATGCTACATTGTTTTCTAAAATGTGGCGACATGGTAAAAATCAGTTTATTCCTTTTGTAGTTACTGTTCTTGCAGTTGTATTTACAGATTTGCTTACAGGTGTTGCTGTTGGTATGTTAATAGGTGTTTTCTACCTGTTAAGAGCCAATATGAGAAATCCATACTTCTATAAATTAGAGAAAGATGGTAAACAAAAAACACTTCGCTTAAAACTCTCTGAAGAGGTGTCTTTTTTAAATAAAGGCGCTATCTTATACACTTTAACGCATATCCCTAAAGGCGCTAAAGTTATTATTGATGGCTCTAACTCTAAGTATATTGATAGAGATGTTTTAGAAATTATTGAGAATTTCCACGAGCATGCATACGCCAAGCAAATAGACGTAGAGCTGGTTAATATTCATCCTAAATACGAGCTTCCTAAGCTACAGGATTTAATTATACAAGCAGACGATATTGCAGAAATTGTAGATACGCATCAAATAGCTAAAGAAAAGGAATTACAAAAAAATAACTAATTAATAATCATGATAGATACTAAGCATATAACATACGAATCTTTAATAGAAGGAAATAAAGAATGGGTTGCCGAGACCTTAAAGCAAGATCCAGAATATTTTAACAGGTTATCTTCCGGACAAAAGCCGCCAGTTTTATGGATAGGTTGTGCTGACAGCCGTGTGCCTGCTAACCAGATAACGGGTACTTTACCAGGAGAAATTTTTGTTCATAGAAATATTGCTAATGTTATAGTGCATAGTGATATGAATATGTTATCAGTACTGGATTATGCTGTTAATGTTTTAAAAGTAGAACACGTTATTATTGCCGGACATTATGGTTGCGGAGGTGTTGCTGCTGCCATGACTGATAAACAATACGGCTTAATAGATAATTGGCTGCGTAATATTAAAGATGTTTACCGCTTGCACAAAGCAGAGGTTGATG
This genomic window contains:
- a CDS encoding carbonic anhydrase; amino-acid sequence: MIDTKHITYESLIEGNKEWVAETLKQDPEYFNRLSSGQKPPVLWIGCADSRVPANQITGTLPGEIFVHRNIANVIVHSDMNMLSVLDYAVNVLKVEHVIIAGHYGCGGVAAAMTDKQYGLIDNWLRNIKDVYRLHKAEVDAIEDQEEKVRLMVHLNVVEGVNKLCGTSIIQNAWARGQELEVHGWVIDIETGFIKDLEVTCNNNDDFDHIFKLA
- a CDS encoding SulP family inorganic anion transporter, whose amino-acid sequence is MEKDSKSLFPGFNAAKYFSSQTLKKDLPSSIVVFLVALPLCLGIALASGAPLFAGLLTGIIGGVVVASFSGSQLSVSGPAAGLTVIVLNAITQLGSYDVFILAVLIAGIIQIILGIAKAGTIGNYFPSAVIEGMLAAIGIILILKQLPHALGYDKSYEGEESFKQVNDDNTFTAIITAVENMQLGAVIISVLSLAILILWPKIKQVAAVPAALVVVLTGIGLTIAFQGTGFALTGEHMVQIPTVASFAEFQNLFLFPDFSAITNPKVWTVAVTIAIVASLETLLSLEAIDKIDPQKRVSPTNRELVAQGIGNTVSGLLGGLPMTSVIVRSSANVNSGARTKMSAVFHGLWLLAALLVIPGLINQIPLAALAAILLFTGYKLANATLFSKMWRHGKNQFIPFVVTVLAVVFTDLLTGVAVGMLIGVFYLLRANMRNPYFYKLEKDGKQKTLRLKLSEEVSFLNKGAILYTLTHIPKGAKVIIDGSNSKYIDRDVLEIIENFHEHAYAKQIDVELVNIHPKYELPKLQDLIIQADDIAEIVDTHQIAKEKELQKNN
- a CDS encoding acyl-CoA carboxylase subunit beta, with translation MAAQHKKGKLTARERLHFLLDENSFEEIGMMVTHRSSDFGMDKEQYLGDGVVTGYGTISNRLVYVYAQDFTVFGGSLSETHAEKICRIMDLAMQNGAPVIGLNDSGGARIQEGVVSLGGYADIFYRNTLASGVIPQLSAIMGPCAGGAVYSPAITDFIFMVENTSYMFVTGPNVVKTVTHEEVSSEELGGALTHATKSGVTHFACTNEIEVINHLKKVLSYLPQNCEEPAPSLNYQAGDERREKLNTVLPENINQPYDIRSVIEEVIDEQSFLEVHKEYAENIVVGFGRLAGKSIGIIANQPAFLAGVLDINSSKKAARFVRFCDCFNIPLLVFEDVPGFLPGTDQEWNAIITNGAKLLFAFSEATVPRITLIVRKAYGGAYDVMNSKHIGADMNFAWPSAEIAVMGAKGAAEIIFKKEISTAENPQEKWLEKEKEYSDLFANPYRAAERGFIDEVIEPAETRTKLMKAFKMLENKVVQKPRKKHGNIPL
- a CDS encoding GNAT family N-acetyltransferase, yielding MTPNFTIEQITPELTWDIRQKELYPGSPISDIKLKEDYYGLHFGVFTDNKLVAILSVFDKGSSVQFRKFATLKEYQGKGFGKALMNFTIDLAKSQGKTLIWCNARLSAISFYKQFGFTETEEAFTRKGIDYIIMEKRLN